A single region of the Musa acuminata AAA Group cultivar baxijiao chromosome BXJ1-11, Cavendish_Baxijiao_AAA, whole genome shotgun sequence genome encodes:
- the LOC135596757 gene encoding probable serine/threonine-protein kinase PIX13, with protein MFINLAPDCLVLPPLLSRPCLVPSCLICILPEILPFSAFCTVEEETSSRLVMGNCFETPAQAVSPTDTRIPSPGRSTTRTTGSDITATTGKLSTISNSSLGQSIGSSVTIGDAYPEGQILEAPNLVIFTFAELRSATRNFKPDSVLGEGGFGRVYKGWVDEKTLNPTKSGIGMIVAVKKLNPESLQGLEEWQSEVNFLGRLSHPNLVRLLGYCWEEKELLLVYEYMAKGSLENHLFRKGKAYEPLSWDIRMKIAIGAARGLAFLHLSEKQVIYRDFKASNILLDANFVPKLSDFGLAKNGPTGGQSHVTTRVMGTYGYAAPEYVATGHLYVKSDVYGFGVVLLEMLSGLRALDTTRPSGHHNLVDFAKPFLSDRRKLARLMDPRLEGRYPSKAAQQAAQLTVRCLAGDPKSRPSMKEVVETLEHIEVMTSRPRESKSGSPRPAARGHDPSPAHGRSPVNPRHEGAGRGALGSHHAPGRR; from the exons ATGTTTATAAATCTAGCCCCGGACTGCTTAGTCCTTCCTCCCCTCCTCTCCCGCCCTTGCCTTGTCCCTTCTTGTCTCATCTGCATTCTCCCCGAGATTCTCCCTTTCTCCGCTTTTTGTACAGTCGAGGAAGAAACCAGCAGCCGTTTGGTCATGGGGAACTGCTTTGAGACGCCTGCGCAAGCTGTAAGCCCCACAGACACCAGGattcccagtccag GGCGATCGACGACCAGGACGACCGGCAGCGACATCACCGCTACCACTGGCAAACTGTCGACGATCAGCAACTCATCTCTTGGGCAATCGATAGGCAGCAGCGTGACCATTGGTGACGCATACCCGGAGGGCCAGATCCTGGAGGCACCAAATCTCGTGATCTTTACCTTTGCGGAGCTGAGGAGCGCGACGAGGAACTTTAAGCCTGACAGTGTTCTTGGCGAAGGAGGATTCGGTAGGGTGTACAAGGGATGGGTGGACGAGAAGACCCTAAATCCAACGAAGAGTGGGATTGGGATGATTGTGGCTGTCAAGAAACTGAACCCTGAGAGCTTGCAAGGGTTGGAGGAATGGCAG TCTGAAGTGAATTTTCTAGGGAGGTTGTCACACCCCAATCTTGTTAGGCTCTTAGGCTACTGCTGGGAGGAGAAGGAGCTTCTCCTTGTCTATGAGTACATGGCAAAAGGAAGCTTGGAGAATCATCTTTTCAGAA AAGGAAAAGCTTACGAGCCGCTCTCGTGGGACATAAGGATGAAGATAGCGATCGGTGCGGCTCGAGGTCTTGCTTTCCTGCATCTGTCGGAGAAGCAAGTCATATATCGGGACTTCAAGGCCTCCAACATCCTTCTTGACGCC AACTTCGTCCCCAAGCTCTCGGACTTCGGGCTGGCGAAGAACGGGCCAACCGGAGGGCAATCCCATGTCACGACGCGAGTCATGGGCACCTATGGATATGCAGCTCCAGAGTACGTCGCCACAG GTCATCTGTACGTGAAGAGCGACGTGTACGGGTTCGGCGTGGTGTTGCTGGAGATGCTCTCCGGGCTGCGGGCGCTGGACACGACGCGGCCGAGCGGGCACCACAACCTGGTGGACTTCGCCAAGCCATTTCTGTCGGATCGACGTAAGCTGGCCCGGCTGATGGACCCGAGGCTGGAGGGGAGGTACCCGTCGAAGGCTGCACAGCAGGCGGCGCAGCTCACGGTCAGGTGCCTGGCCGGCGACCCGAAGAGTCGCCCATCGATGAAGGAGGTCGTGGAGACGCTGGAGCATATCGAGGTCATGACGAGCAGGCCGAGGGAGTCGAAATCCGGTTCTCCCCGGCCGGCCGCGCGCGGCCATGATCCCAGCCCGGCGCACGGGAGATCGCCCGTTAATCCGAGGCATGAAGGAGCCGGGCGTGGTGCTCTGGGCAGCCACCATGCTCCCGGAAGAAGATGA
- the LOC135596758 gene encoding probable serine/threonine-protein kinase PBL21, which translates to MSCFPCFNPRRREVSRRIEDSGGSRSHSRFVVDASESGKKASSVGGERSKSARKFTFRDLATATQNFKEANLIGEGGFGRVFKGRLDSGQVLAIKQLKQDGLQGSKEFLVEVLMLTVLRHPNLVSLIGYCAEGDERLLVYEFMPKGSLEDHLFDLSPQKPPLEWNTRIRIALGAAKGLTYLHDVASPPVIYRDMKAANILLDNNFNPKLSDFGLAKLGPVGDKTHVSTRVMGTYGYCAPDYVMSGKLTLKSDIYSFGVLLLELITGRRAFDYLRTRAEQNLVTWSRPFLNDRRKFLQLADPSLRGHYPPRAFHQLVVITSMCLQEQAHVRPIIADVVVALEHVASQPYTAEPNSKVMNSPPSLPSGNVAGTASSRGCSVGKGFGIM; encoded by the exons ATGAGCTGCTTTCCGTGTTTCAACCCTCGCCGGAGGGAAGTGAGCCGTAGGATCGAAGACAGCGGGGGCTCCCGGTCCCATTCGAGATTCGTCGTCGATGCTTCGG AGAGTGGGAAGAAGGCGTCTTCTGTGGGCGGGGAGAGGAGTAAATCCGCAAGAAAATTCACCTTCAGGGATCTCGCTACGGCCACACAGAACTTTAAAGAAGCCAATTTAATCGGAGAAGGGGGCTTCGGAAGGGTCTTCAAAGGGCGGCTTGATTCGGGCCAG GTGCTGGCCATCAAGCAGCTGAAGCAAGATGGGCTTCAGGGGAGTAAAGAGTTCTTGGTGGAGGTTCTCATGCTGACTGTGTTGCGCCATCCTAATCTTGTGAGCTTGATAGGGTACTGTGCTGAGGGAGATGAGAGGTTGTTGGTCTACGAGTTCATGCCCAAAGGCAGTTTAGAAGACCACTTATTCG ATCTATCTCCACAGAAGCCACCACTTGAATGGAACACACGAATAAGGATTGCACTTGGTGCTGCAAAAGGTCTCACATACTTGCATGATGTTGCAAGCCCACCTGTTATTTACAGGGACATGAAGGCTGCAAACAtattgttagacaacaatttCAACCCCAAGCTCTCTGATTTTGGGCTTGCTAAACTTGGACCTGTTGGTGACAAAACGCATGTCTCAACAAGGGTGATGGGAACATATGGCTACTGTGCTCCTGATTATGTCATGAGTGGTAAGCTGACCCTGAAGTCTGATATTTACAGTTTCGGTGTGTTGCTTCTGGAACTGATAACCGGACGACGAGCTTTTGATTACTTGAGGACTCGTGCAGAGCAGAACCTAGTAACTTGG TCACGTCCTTTTCTCAATGATCGGAGGAAGTTCTTGCAGCTGGCTGATCCATCTCTTCGAGGCCACTATCCGCCACGAGCTTTTCACCAGTTGGTTGTCATCACCTCAATGTGTCTCCAGGAGCAGGCACATGTTCGGCCCATCATAGCTGATGTGGTTGTCGCCCTAGAACATGTGGCATCCCAGCCCTACACTGCAGAACCCAACTCCAAGGTCATGAACTCCCCTCCATCTTTGCCTTCAGGAAATGTAGCCGGTACAGCCTCCTCTAGAGGATGCAGTGTTGGAAAAGGTTTTGGTATTATGTAA
- the LOC135596759 gene encoding uncharacterized protein LOC135596759 isoform X2 → MGNSSRAAVDASKRKRRKKGRPSLLDLQKRSLRLQNQQQNNLSPNPNPSPKFPQSNTPSASRRVTRRNPNPSPDDPPRPPPEAGRDEEEDEEEEEDGGSGGKRREKKLKLVLRLPSRSAGSGSESDGAANADPKRRKIGHENRVKKAERNNSPKATGLVPGELPDLGPTTPLPDKKLLAFILDRLQKKDTYGVFSEPVDPEELPDYHEVIEHPMDFGTVRNKLLTGAYFNLEQFENDVFLISSNAMRYNAPDTIYFRQARSIHELAKKNFENLRQEGNDNEPEPKTVVRRGRPPNKHKKVGRPPADRAASDFSTDVTLANAGDTNHLSNLAHDSLRKGSSGEKSGVANASNRASYGLRCTDTCGWISEQKADRDEEYSGSAPKGNHTKYGKKLTVVDENRRNTYKQSLASTYTHETPIFTIINGEKKQLMPVGLHLEYAYARSLARFAAKLGPIGWLLTAPKIQRVLPPGTKFGPGWVADGEAPQHSQPLEMPHNDVIVKEGHINRTTVPASTLAVSSNVSSFPEDPSLSRVPSHENGSSTLINGGVDGDAIRPKVPFQHHQIPGMHPTIDGLSGSFNSNMVSQLGNMIRPAGMLYGPFGSDAQMSHARALDMVSRANNNYIHQTAERPTVVDNSSTKNSGKPLKEAGNDSKGPWQSTTLQRKSDSAPPDLNVGFQSPGSPASDMVVGSQQPDLALQL, encoded by the exons ATGGGCAACAGCAGCAGAGCTGCTGTAGACGCGTCGAAGcgcaagaggaggaagaagggccGCCCCTCCCTCCTCGATCTCCAGAAGCGCAGCCTGCGCCTCCAGAACCAGCAGCAGAATAACCTCAGCCCTAACCCTAATCCCTCCCCCAAATTCCCCCAATCCAACACTCCCTCAGCCTCCCGCCGAGTCACCCGTCGAAACCCAAACCCTTCGCCGGACGACCCCCCGCGGCCCCCGCCCGAGGCGGGGCGGGACGAGGAAgaggacgaagaggaggaggaggacggcggCTCGGGCGGTAAGCGCAGGGAGAAGAAGCTCAAGCTCGTCCTCCGCCTCCCCTCCCGCTCCGCTGGCTCCGGTTCCGAGTCCGACGGCGCGGCCAACGCCGACCCTAAACGGAGGAAGATCGGCCACGAAAATCGCGTCAAAAAG GCTGAGCGTAACAATTCTCCGAAAGCGACGGGCTTGGTTCCAG GGGAGCTACCAGATTTGGGGCCCACGACACCTCTGCCAGACAAAAAGTTGTTGGCGTTCATCCTTGATAGGCTCCAGAA GAAAGATACCTATGGTGTCTTCTCCGAGCCGGTGGATCCAGAAGAG CTTCCTGACTATCATGAAGTCATAGAGCATCCAATGGATTTTGGAACTGTGCGGAACAAGTTGCTTACCGGAGCATATTTTAATCTGGAACAGTTTGAG AATGATGTCTTCTTAATTAGCTCAAATGCTATGCGTTATAATGCACCGGATACTATCTACTTTAGACAG GCACGGTCTATTCATGAGCTTGCTAAAAAGAATTTTGAGAACTTAAGGCAAGAAGGCAACGATAATGAACCAGAACCAAAAACAGTGGTAAGGAGAGGTAGACCACCAAATAAGCACAAAAAGGTTGGACGGCCTCCTGCTGATCGTGCTGCATCAGACTTTTCaactgatgtaacacttgctaatgcTGGGGACACTAATCACCTGTCTAATTTAGCACATGACTCCTTGAGAAAAGGATCCTCAGGGGAAAAGTCTGGTGTTGCCAATGCATCCAATAGGGCTTCGTATGGTCTACGCTGCACTGATACATGTGGTTGGATTTCTGAGCAGAAAGCAGATAGAGATGAAGAATATTCAG GGTCTGCACCAAAAGGAAATCACACAAAGTATGGCAAGAAACTCACTGTTGTAGATGAGAACCGTCGTAATACTTATAAACAATCCCTTGCATCAACCTATACACATGAGACACCGATATTTACTATCATCAATGGGGAGAAGAAGCAACTTATGCCA GTTGGTCTTCATTTGGAATATGCATATGCAAGAAGTTTGGCTCGCTTTGCTGCAAAGCTCGGTCCTATTGGTTGGCTCCTCACTGCCCCAAAGATTCAAAGGGTATTGCCTCCTGGTACCAAATTTGGCCCTGGATGGGTTGCAGATGGTGAAGCTCCACAACATTCTCAGCCACTT GAAATGCCCCACAATGATGTCATTGTCAAGGAAGGCCACATCAACAGAACCACAGTTCCTGCTTCCACTTTGGCTGTTTCTAGTAATGTCTCCAGTTTTCCAGAGGATCCCTCGCTCAGCAGAGTTCCCAGTCATGAGAATGGCTCAAGTACCTTGATTAATGGTGGTGTGGATGGTGATGCAATACGGCCCAAGGTTCCCTTTCAACACCATCAAATCCCAGGGATGCATCCGACCATTGATGGTCTCAGTGGTTCATTTAATTCTAATATGGTTTCTCAACTTGGTAATATGATCAGACCAGCTGGTATGCTATATGGTCCCTTTGGTTCAGATGCACAGATGTCACATGCTCGAGCACTTGACATGGTCTCAAGAGCCAATAACAACTACATACACCAGACCGCAGAAAGGCCAACAGTGGTGGACAATTCAAGTACGAAAAATTCGGGTAAGCCCTTGAAAGAAGCTGGTAATGATTCAAAGGGTCCATGGCAGTCTACCACACTGCAACGGAAATCAGATTCTGCTCCCCCTGATCTGAATGTTGGATTCCAGTCACCAGGGTCACCAGCTTCAGATATGGTGGTTGGCTCACAACAACCTGATTTAGCCTTGCAGCTTTGA
- the LOC135596759 gene encoding uncharacterized protein LOC135596759 isoform X1, with protein sequence MGNSSRAAVDASKRKRRKKGRPSLLDLQKRSLRLQNQQQNNLSPNPNPSPKFPQSNTPSASRRVTRRNPNPSPDDPPRPPPEAGRDEEEDEEEEEDGGSGGKRREKKLKLVLRLPSRSAGSGSESDGAANADPKRRKIGHENRVKKAERNNSPKATGLVPGELPDLGPTTPLPDKKLLAFILDRLQKKDTYGVFSEPVDPEELPDYHEVIEHPMDFGTVRNKLLTGAYFNLEQFENDVFLISSNAMRYNAPDTIYFRQARSIHELAKKNFENLRQEGNDNEPEPKTVVRRGRPPNKHKKVGRPPADRAASDFSTDVTLANAGDTNHLSNLAHDSLRKGSSGEKSGVANASNRASYGLRCTDTCGWISEQKADRDEEYSGSAPKGNHTKYGKKLTVVDENRRNTYKQSLASTYTHETPIFTIINGEKKQLMPVGLHLEYAYARSLARFAAKLGPIGWLLTAPKIQRVLPPGTKFGPGWVADGEAPQHSQPLVPSISPPHPLAKSCASSTIDKHSHGQEMPHNDVIVKEGHINRTTVPASTLAVSSNVSSFPEDPSLSRVPSHENGSSTLINGGVDGDAIRPKVPFQHHQIPGMHPTIDGLSGSFNSNMVSQLGNMIRPAGMLYGPFGSDAQMSHARALDMVSRANNNYIHQTAERPTVVDNSSTKNSGKPLKEAGNDSKGPWQSTTLQRKSDSAPPDLNVGFQSPGSPASDMVVGSQQPDLALQL encoded by the exons ATGGGCAACAGCAGCAGAGCTGCTGTAGACGCGTCGAAGcgcaagaggaggaagaagggccGCCCCTCCCTCCTCGATCTCCAGAAGCGCAGCCTGCGCCTCCAGAACCAGCAGCAGAATAACCTCAGCCCTAACCCTAATCCCTCCCCCAAATTCCCCCAATCCAACACTCCCTCAGCCTCCCGCCGAGTCACCCGTCGAAACCCAAACCCTTCGCCGGACGACCCCCCGCGGCCCCCGCCCGAGGCGGGGCGGGACGAGGAAgaggacgaagaggaggaggaggacggcggCTCGGGCGGTAAGCGCAGGGAGAAGAAGCTCAAGCTCGTCCTCCGCCTCCCCTCCCGCTCCGCTGGCTCCGGTTCCGAGTCCGACGGCGCGGCCAACGCCGACCCTAAACGGAGGAAGATCGGCCACGAAAATCGCGTCAAAAAG GCTGAGCGTAACAATTCTCCGAAAGCGACGGGCTTGGTTCCAG GGGAGCTACCAGATTTGGGGCCCACGACACCTCTGCCAGACAAAAAGTTGTTGGCGTTCATCCTTGATAGGCTCCAGAA GAAAGATACCTATGGTGTCTTCTCCGAGCCGGTGGATCCAGAAGAG CTTCCTGACTATCATGAAGTCATAGAGCATCCAATGGATTTTGGAACTGTGCGGAACAAGTTGCTTACCGGAGCATATTTTAATCTGGAACAGTTTGAG AATGATGTCTTCTTAATTAGCTCAAATGCTATGCGTTATAATGCACCGGATACTATCTACTTTAGACAG GCACGGTCTATTCATGAGCTTGCTAAAAAGAATTTTGAGAACTTAAGGCAAGAAGGCAACGATAATGAACCAGAACCAAAAACAGTGGTAAGGAGAGGTAGACCACCAAATAAGCACAAAAAGGTTGGACGGCCTCCTGCTGATCGTGCTGCATCAGACTTTTCaactgatgtaacacttgctaatgcTGGGGACACTAATCACCTGTCTAATTTAGCACATGACTCCTTGAGAAAAGGATCCTCAGGGGAAAAGTCTGGTGTTGCCAATGCATCCAATAGGGCTTCGTATGGTCTACGCTGCACTGATACATGTGGTTGGATTTCTGAGCAGAAAGCAGATAGAGATGAAGAATATTCAG GGTCTGCACCAAAAGGAAATCACACAAAGTATGGCAAGAAACTCACTGTTGTAGATGAGAACCGTCGTAATACTTATAAACAATCCCTTGCATCAACCTATACACATGAGACACCGATATTTACTATCATCAATGGGGAGAAGAAGCAACTTATGCCA GTTGGTCTTCATTTGGAATATGCATATGCAAGAAGTTTGGCTCGCTTTGCTGCAAAGCTCGGTCCTATTGGTTGGCTCCTCACTGCCCCAAAGATTCAAAGGGTATTGCCTCCTGGTACCAAATTTGGCCCTGGATGGGTTGCAGATGGTGAAGCTCCACAACATTCTCAGCCACTTGTACCATCTATATCTCCTCCGCATCCCTTAGCAAAATCCTGTGCTTcatctacaattgataaacactctcATGGACAGGAAATGCCCCACAATGATGTCATTGTCAAGGAAGGCCACATCAACAGAACCACAGTTCCTGCTTCCACTTTGGCTGTTTCTAGTAATGTCTCCAGTTTTCCAGAGGATCCCTCGCTCAGCAGAGTTCCCAGTCATGAGAATGGCTCAAGTACCTTGATTAATGGTGGTGTGGATGGTGATGCAATACGGCCCAAGGTTCCCTTTCAACACCATCAAATCCCAGGGATGCATCCGACCATTGATGGTCTCAGTGGTTCATTTAATTCTAATATGGTTTCTCAACTTGGTAATATGATCAGACCAGCTGGTATGCTATATGGTCCCTTTGGTTCAGATGCACAGATGTCACATGCTCGAGCACTTGACATGGTCTCAAGAGCCAATAACAACTACATACACCAGACCGCAGAAAGGCCAACAGTGGTGGACAATTCAAGTACGAAAAATTCGGGTAAGCCCTTGAAAGAAGCTGGTAATGATTCAAAGGGTCCATGGCAGTCTACCACACTGCAACGGAAATCAGATTCTGCTCCCCCTGATCTGAATGTTGGATTCCAGTCACCAGGGTCACCAGCTTCAGATATGGTGGTTGGCTCACAACAACCTGATTTAGCCTTGCAGCTTTGA
- the LOC135596367 gene encoding cation/H(+) antiporter 15-like yields the protein MADQGNTTEPILYCYKLDSISSGGVWNERPLHKFAIPVLLWQMVLAVIVSRGLAFLLKPLRQPRVVAEILTGIVLGPSVLGKIVIHEAGIPVSLGEIVYPAASHRLLETMGLIGLLYYLFMVGMEFDLQIFESWREKVIAIAAANMALPFIVTLLAANVMNLQPPGHVNYLSQVVFIGSATTVTSFTVLVRVLAELKILNSELGQLVMPSAILSDLMAWVLLAATVVLPVSAGSNRDIAPTKFAFLWISVSGIAFTAACWLVIRPTMCWILRRTPEGEPVDDVYISVIATGVLAVGIITDMIGFHAVYGAFVYGLVVPRGPLTIGLRNRLEEFVIGLLMPIFLATCGFKADLSLLNTEDKKGAAVISTLSMIIVLSFLVKLGSSMAISQYNSMTAPESLSLGLLMNTKGPIDMIILNIGKHKQIFDVRMYTVLILGSIFTMAAVTPSVAILNKTSRIRVAHKRRNLQRCRPDMELRMVACVYNARNVPSVISLLQMSNPTKRSPIFVYALHLLEPTGRASAMLIVHEIGKSKGQRQVVSNPSGGAMQSEQIIATFESYEQHAGGVSVQPVTAISPYSTMHEDVFNIAEERHSTLIILPFHKQLSVAGDFEDINPSIRSVNRSVLANAPCSVGILVDRGLSGGGRFSVSQFVEHHVAVLFFGGPDDREALAYSWRMAEHPIVNLTVVRFLPGEEAPVPPSPSLSCASGEHAAMTVVEDDSMQRQLDDECVNEFRLRYVSDESVMYTEKVVNNASEAVAAIRAMNSIHSMYVVGRGQGRESSPLLAGLTEWSEYPELGAIGDMLVSADFGAQVSVLVIQQHLGDDVGGFMEVMAASESPKLQVPRYFDNVNHRSRPGGFSDGWSAI from the exons ATGGCCGATCAGGGCAATACGACGGAGCCCATCCTCTACTGCTACAAGTTGGACAGTATATCCAGCGGCGGTGTCTGGAATGAGAGGCCCTTGCACAAGTTCGCCATTCCTGTCCTGCTCTGGCAGATGGTCCTGGCGGTGATAGTCTCCCGCGGCTTGGCCTTCCTCCTCAAACCCCTCCGCCAACCCAGAGTCGTCGCCGAGATTCTG ACTGGCATCGTCCTCGGGCCATCGGTACTAGGGAAGATCGTGATACACGAGGCGGGCATACCGGTTTCGTTGGGTGAAATAGTGTATCCGGCGGCGAGTCACCGCCTGCTCGAGACCATGGGGTTGATCGGCCTGCTCTACTATCTCTTCATGGTCGGCATGGAATTCGACTTGCAAATATTTGAGAGTTGGAGGGAGAAGGTGATAGCAATTGCGGCGGCCAACATGGCGCTTCCCTTCATCGTTACCCTCTTGGCAGCCAACGTGATGAACCTGCAGCCCCCGGGGCACGTGAACTACTTGAGTCAGGTCGTTTTCATCGGAAGTGCGACGACCGTCACGTCATTCACGGTTCTCGTCCGTGTCCTAGCAGAGCTCAAGATCCTGAACAGCGAACTCGGCCAGCTCGTCATGCCCTCTGCCATCCTCTCCGACCTGATGGCCTGGGTCTTACTAGCCGCCACCGTCGTTCTCCCCGTCTCCGCCGGATCCAACCGAGACATTGCACCTACGAAATTCGCGTTCCTGTGGATCTCGGTTTCGGGCATCGCCTTCACGGCGGCCTGCTGGCTGGTGATCCGGCCGACCATGTGCTGGATTCTGAGGCGGACGCCGGAGGGCGAGCCCGTCGACGACGTCTATATCAGCGTCATAGCCACCGGTGTGCTGGCGGTCGGGATTATTACAGACATGATCGGATTCCACGCCGTCTACGGCGCCTTCGTCTATGGGCTGGTGGTACCACGTGGACCGCTCACCATCGGGTTAAGGAACAGGCTGGAGGAGTTCGTGATCGGCCTGCTGATGCCTATCTTCTTGGCCACCTGCGGCTTCAAGGCCGACCTGTCCCTCCTCAATACCGAAGACAAGAAGGGAGCGGCGGTCATCTCCACGCTGTCGATGATTATAGTGCTCTCCTTCCTCGTGAAGCTGGGCAGCAGCATGGCCATCTCTCAGTACAATTCCATGACTGCTCCCGAGAGCTTGTCCCTTGGACTCCTCATGAACACCAAGGGCCCCATCGATATGATCATCCTCAACATCGGCAAACATAAACAG ATCTTCGACGTGCGAATGTACACCGTGTTGATTCTTGGATCGATCTTCACGATGGCGGCCGTAACCCCATCTGTGGCGATCCTGAACAAGACGTCGCGGATCCGTGTCGCCCACAAGAGGCGGAACCTGCAGCGGTGCCGGCCGGACATGGAGCTGCGGATGGTGGCGTGCGTCTACAACGCCCGCAACGTCCCCTCCGTCATCAGCCTTCTGCAGATGTCCAACCCCACCAAGCGCTCCCCCATCTTCGTCTACGCCCTCCACCTCTTGGAGCCCACAGGCCGCGCCTCGGCCATGCTCATCGTCCACGAGATCGGCAAAAGCAAAGGCCAGAGGCAGGTCGTTAGCAACCCATCCGGCGGTGCCATGCAGTCAGAGCAAATCATCGCGACCTTCGAGAGCTACGAGCAGCACGCCGGCGGCGTCTCCGTCCAGCCGGTCACCGCCATCTCCCCTTACTCCACCATGCACGAGGACGTCTTCAACATCGCCGAGGAGCGTCACTCCACCCTCATCATCCTCCCCTTCCACAAGCAGCTGTCGGTGGCCGGCGATTTCGAGGACATCAACCCGTCTATTCGCAGCGTCAACCGGAGCGTCCTGGCCAACGCGCCCTGCTCGGTGGGCATCCTCGTCGACCGCGGGCTCAGCGGTGGCGGGCGGTTCTCAGTCAGCCAGTTCGTGGAGCACCACGTTGCGGTCCTCTTCTTCGGCGGGCCCGACGACCGCGAGGCGCTCGCCTACTCGTGGCGAATGGCGGAGCACCCGATCGTCAACCTCACCGTAGTCCGCTTCCTTCCCGGCGAGGAGGCCCCGGTGCCGCCCAGCCCCTCTCTCTCGTGTGCGTCTGGCGAGCACGCCGCCATGACGGTGGTGGAGGACGACAGCATGCAGCGGCAGCTGGACGACGAGTGCGTGAACGAGTTCCGCCTCAGGTACGTGAGCGACGAGTCGGTCATGTACACCGAGAAGGTCGTCAACAACGCCTCGGAGGCGGTGGCAGCAATACGCGCGATGAACAGCATCCACAGCATGTACGTGGTGGGGAGAGGTCAAGGGAGGGAGTCTTCGCCGCTGCTAGCGGGGCTGACTGAGTGGAGCGAGTACCCGGAGCTCGGGGCGATCGGGGACATGCTCGTGTCTGCCGACTTCGGGGCGCAGGTGTCGGTGCTGGTGATCCAGCAGCACCTGGGCGACGACGTTGGGGGCTTCATGGAGGTGATGGCGGCGTCGGAGAGCCCCAAATTGCAGGTGCCGCGGTACTTCGACAACGTAAACCACAGGTCACGGCCGGGAGGCTTCAGCGACGGATGGAGTGCTATTTAA
- the LOC135596761 gene encoding protein EXORDIUM-like 5 — protein sequence MICNLSFLLLLLPTLLLAASPFPHGGKDKADLQVARMSSKPGEDSGGLLSSSKRYEGSSDLVHLRYHMGPVLSSPINLYLIWYGPWPAALQAPLRDFLLSLSDPAPPPPSAAQWWSTVALYSDQTGANVSRRVAVAAEAHLPGLPRGASLSRLDVQLVIADALAAGSLPVDHGRGAYLVLTAPGVTVQDFCRAACGFHYFTFPSLVGHTLPYAWVGHSGVQCPDLCAYPFAVPTYMTGVGAMRPPNGDVGVDGMVSVLAHELAELATNPLINAWYAGEDPTAPTEIADLCEGVYGSGGGGGYTGQVSKDELGRSFNLNGRNGRRFLVQWVWSPVVKACRGPNALD from the coding sequence ATGATCTGcaacctctccttcctcctcctcctcctccccactCTTCTTCTTGCTGCGTCACCTTTTCCTCATGGCGGCAAGGACAAAGCTGATCTGCAGGTGGCAAGGATGAGCAGCAAGCCGGGAGAGGACTCCGGCGGGCTGCTCTCGTCGTCCAAGCGCTACGAAGGGTCGTCGGACCTCGTCCACCTGCGGTACCACATGGGCCCCGTCCTCTCCTCCCCCATCAACCTCTACCTCATTTGGTACGGCCCCTGGCCGGCCGCCCTGCAAGCCCCCCTTCGCGACTTCCTGCTCTCCCTCTCCGACCCCGCCCCGCCGCCGCCCTCCGCCGCGCAGTGGTGGTCGACCGTCGCCCTCTACTCCGACCAGACCGGGGCCAACGTCTCCCGTCGCGTCGCCGTCGCGGCCGAGGCGCACCTCCCGGGTCTTCCCCGCGGCGCCTCCCTCTCCCGCCTTGACGTGCAGCTCGTCATCGCCGACGCCCTCGCCGCCGGTTCCCTCCCCGTCGACCACGGTCGCGGCGCTTACCTCGTCCTCACCGCCCCCGGGGTCACCGTCCAGGATTTCTGCCGCGCCGCCTGTGGCTTCCACTACTTCACCTTCCCCTCCCTGGTCGGTCACACGCTCCCCTACGCCTGGGTCGGCCACAGCGGCGTGCAGTGTCCCGACTTGTGCGCCTACCCCTTCGCCGTCCCCACCTACATGACCGGCGTCGGGGCCATGCGCCCCCCCAACGGCGACGTTGGCGTCGACGGCATGGTCAGCGTGCTCGCGCACGAGCTAGCGGAGCTCGCCACCAACCCCCTGATCAACGCTTGGTACGCCGGGGAGGACCCGACGGCCCCGACCGAGATCGCCGACCTCTGCGAGGGGGTCTATGGCAGCGGAGGCGGCGGGGGATACACCGGGCAGGTGAGCAAGGACGAGCTGGGAAGAAGCTTCAACCTCAATGGGAGAAACGGGAGGAGGTTCTTGGTGCAGTGGGTGTGGAGTCCCGTCGTCAAGGCTTGCAGAGGACCCAATGCCCTGGATTAG